Proteins encoded by one window of Fibrobacter sp.:
- a CDS encoding N-acetyltransferase, producing the protein MKNYTIRTEQPRDFKTVENLTREAFWNVYRPGCTEHYVLHCYRSEPDFVPELSLVLEVDGEIIGHVMYAWSHIDADDGRKIRMMTFGPISIRPDYKRKGYGKTLLDHSMRIATEMGAGCLLICGNIAFYGKSGFVVASTRGIRYADDPESDAPYFLCKELQEGFLNGITGSYRDPEPYFVAMRNPEAFEKYDVEFPPKEKFVLPGQLG; encoded by the coding sequence ATGAAAAATTACACCATCCGCACGGAACAACCGCGCGACTTTAAGACCGTCGAAAACCTTACCCGCGAAGCCTTCTGGAACGTGTACCGTCCCGGATGCACCGAGCATTACGTGCTGCACTGCTACAGGAGCGAGCCCGACTTTGTGCCGGAACTCTCGCTCGTGCTGGAAGTGGACGGCGAAATCATCGGGCACGTGATGTACGCGTGGTCGCACATCGACGCCGACGACGGACGCAAAATCCGCATGATGACCTTCGGGCCCATCAGCATCCGCCCCGACTACAAGCGCAAGGGATACGGGAAAACATTGCTCGACCATTCCATGCGAATTGCCACCGAGATGGGCGCGGGCTGCCTCCTGATTTGCGGGAACATCGCGTTCTACGGCAAGAGCGGCTTTGTGGTCGCGAGCACCAGGGGAATCCGCTACGCCGACGACCCCGAAAGCGACGCGCCTTACTTCCTCTGCAAGGAACTGCAAGAAGGGTTCCTCAACGGAATCACCGGCAGCTACCGCGACCCCGAACCGTACTTTGTCGCCATGCGAAACCCCGAGGCGTTCGAGAAGTACGACGTAGAATTCCCGCCGAAGGAAAAGTTCGTGCTGCCCGGACAGTTAGGGTAA
- a CDS encoding helix-turn-helix transcriptional regulator translates to MKKNQVLDFMDTLEKGDKKLDSYAKMYEALSAFLTDFDFLKDSLGLTQQDVAEKMGTTQSAISRIASLKTNPSYKQLQKMAEAVGGELLVTPMKSMTVQVPYDMQESVRKLAASENKSTSDYLEGVFRNAIELERSSYMHRTLALSKVCEPRTVYNCHGRKPKRKMK, encoded by the coding sequence ATGAAAAAGAACCAAGTCCTAGATTTCATGGACACTCTTGAAAAGGGTGACAAAAAGCTTGACTCGTATGCGAAAATGTACGAGGCTCTGTCGGCGTTCCTGACGGATTTCGACTTCTTGAAAGATTCCTTGGGTTTGACTCAGCAGGATGTCGCCGAGAAGATGGGCACCACGCAGAGCGCCATCTCTCGCATAGCATCGCTGAAAACGAATCCATCCTACAAACAGTTGCAGAAGATGGCGGAGGCTGTCGGTGGCGAACTCCTTGTCACCCCGATGAAAAGCATGACCGTCCAGGTACCTTACGACATGCAAGAGTCCGTGCGCAAACTGGCCGCAAGCGAGAACAAGTCGACAAGCGATTACCTGGAAGGCGTTTTTCGCAACGCCATAGAGTTGGAACGCTCTAGCTATATGCACCGAACACTCGCATTGAGCAAAGTTTGCGAACCGAGGACTGTATACAATTGCCACGGCAGAAAGCCTAAGCGGAAAATGAAATAA